Part of the Carassius auratus strain Wakin chromosome 8, ASM336829v1, whole genome shotgun sequence genome is shown below.
tctcagtaaaAACGGAAGACAGGCTATGTAGCGTGAATGAAAAAGAGACAAAGTCTATGAAAGATCTCAGttaaaataactcaaaaagaACTAAAGCAAAATTTAAAATAGATCACTGGTGTATCAACAGTCAGGTTCAGCTCATATATTAGATTAAGAAAAACTTTATATAATGTGCTGCAGCTTTGCATCAATGTTTTCATAACACTGCATCAGTGAtgtaaaaatcaaaatcaaattttgTTTATGTGTAAAAGTGTAGAAGTGTCTCTGCACGGTCTAGTTAGctacatatacagtatttttttattagtatgttCAAACAGGccagtatgaaaaaaaatgtagattGAGTTCTGCCTCAGTATGCTTGGTGAAAATCTTTCCCCTTTTaacatgacaaaatacattcatacataatACAAATGGCATACTGCTTGCCCCTGAGTGGCCATCTAATAGAGGATGAGAGGTTCAGGAGGATCCCCCTGTCTAAGAGGGGGACTGTAAACTATGATAAGGGTCCTAAACTTCTAACAATCCTCTTTTTTTTCACAGTCTATGATATTACAGTTACCCCTGCAACAGTGATTTTACTGATACTGTCCATATCCGCGTGTCTCTTGGCCTTCTTTTGGGGGAAGCTGACTCGGGTCCTCCACAAAAGGACTCGCTGTAGAGGAACAGAAGATGCAGATAGTGAAAGTCTCTAAAGCAGCTTCAACAAAACAAAGtgcaaaacaaaactaaaggaaATACAATTACTTGTCTTTAAAAGTTTTGGTGCAATATACTTACAAAGTATATCAAAAATAGTCTTAAACCTATACATTTGTACTAATTCATTTGCTTGGTTTAAGCCACATTGTATATTTTTGGGGGGATTTTGGTAAACTGTCATGCTGTGATAATTAGTTTCCTTGTTTTATGTAAACTGTGGCCACATTGTACTAGTTAATTCAAGGCCACAatctattttttcttcttcatgtcATGCATGGATAGTTCACCTAATATTAAAACATCTTTTAATATTGTTTGAAACCTAATACATTTCCTTTTTGTCAAAGAAAATTGGAATGAGTTTTACACActttttccccaaaaaataaaatgtaaattaaatacatttttgtgcaaaCAGTTCCTATCAAGTTAATCAATTCTCTAAATCATCCAAACCATGACAAGTGTAACTCACGATTCTGAAACTGCTGTGCTGTGTATCTTGTAAGAAGTATCCCAATTCCCTCGATTAGGGCAAGAAGGATCCCCCCCATCATTGCAGAGCCCACCATGGCTAGCGGACcacctgaaaaacaaacaaagctcATAATTCATGCATTTTCAGTCTGCAAAACCATGATCCAATTGTAATTCGAAGACCAAAGATTAATGCTgcatatacaaatacataatacTACATATCATAAGGTTATTATTTCCAGTCGGTTGTTATATCTCCAGTGTCTACATTCTGGTCCCAATTTGTAGTCTGGACAAGTCAATGCTACAAAAGTTGCCAAAAGTCAGCCTGCAGACTTTCAGAAGCTTTCAGAAATCataagttttacttttttttagaaCATGCTGATTGTGGAACACATACTGTTTACATATTTCATGCTAGTCCATTAGCAATGAGGAACATGTTTCTGCTTGAGTTTATTGTGAAAGTCGTGTGTAATCCTCAGTCGATGCCCAGTTTTTCTCTGTAACATTTTACAAAGTCGAAAAGATACATGCATGAAATCTGTTAAAAGCTGTgttgtgtattccagccttattgtctaacattattaaattatactgATAAAAGAACAATGACTATCGTGCTTAACGTACTGCGAGCAGCCAGTATGGCTCCAGTCATGGCTCCACTGGTGACGGAGTTCCAGGGGTCTTCTTTACCCCGCAAACGCACCAGACCACAGTCTATGGTGGAAAAGAGCCCACCCCATACAGCAAAACTACCTGCAGGAATAAACAGAGCCATGCCACAATTGATAGTAAATCACTGATATACAAAATGCTGAAACTGTTCATAAACAACAGttttatacaaaatgataaacaaacacaaaaatgattCTGCAACATCACCTCCAATTTGGGGTGCTCGTACTCTCACAGCATTAGCGCTCCCCCTAAGCCTGTGTCGAACACCCTGTAGTTACAGAGCATTTATGATTAGTAAATGTATAGGAATGTgtattagtaatagtaatatataagCTCAGTTGTTTTGTTGGTGACAGGGAAGCTTACCACAGGTGCGTTTCGAAAGCCTTTAACAGACTGGAACACCCCTCCTCCAATGGCCCCCATGGTAAAAGCACCGCCACAGTCATCAACTATCCTCCATGGACTAACAACACATATATGAAATTAAAGAGCTATATGTTTAAGATATTATCCCTATAGCCTACTTTTCATATTTGATGCTTTACCttctaaggcctctaaatgatAAACAAAACTGGTTGTACACaattatgtataatgtatattatatacattattatgtaaaatgtatattatattcctctttatttgtatatatgccatataaaccatatatcaaatatgatacaaaacataaaa
Proteins encoded:
- the timm17b gene encoding mitochondrial import inner membrane translocase subunit Tim17-B yields the protein MEEYAREPCPWRIVDDCGGAFTMGAIGGGVFQSVKGFRNAPVGVRHRLRGSANAVRVRAPQIGGSFAVWGGLFSTIDCGLVRLRGKEDPWNSVTSGAMTGAILAARSGPLAMVGSAMMGGILLALIEGIGILLTRYTAQQFQNPSPFVEDPSQLPPKEGQETRGYGQYQ